A region from the Leopardus geoffroyi isolate Oge1 chromosome E3, O.geoffroyi_Oge1_pat1.0, whole genome shotgun sequence genome encodes:
- the LOC123589209 gene encoding general transcription factor II-I repeat domain-containing protein 2B isoform X6, whose amino-acid sequence MAQVAVSALPMENEEASESRMVVTFLVSALESMCKELAKSKAEVACIAMYETDVFVVGTEKGRAFVNARTDLQKDFAKYCIAEGVREARSPCAANGMQIDSGETEILRKAVEDYFCFCYGKALGTTAMVPVPYEKILRDPAAVVVEGLPEGVAFQHPENYGLTTLKWILENKAGISFIINRPFLGPANQLGGSLVVTDAKRSVTSPSESCGPISVKTEPMEDSGTALRATAVSVKKESEDPNYYPYNTQDSHHPSGSSDIMDMEVSMEDSTLLVPSEACEDPEAEVKIEGRTTASGITRSAVGVEDLNIVQVTIPDNEKDRLSSIEKIKQLREQVNDLFSRKFGEAIGVDFPVKVPYRKITFNPGCVVIDGMPPGVVFKAPGYLEISSMRRILDAAEFIKFTVIRRWAVGP is encoded by the exons tGTAAAGAATTGGCCAAGTCCAAGGCAGAAGTGGCCTGCATCGCAATGTATGAGACAGACGTGTTTGTCGTTGGAACCGAGAAAGGACGTGCTTTTGTCAACGCCAGGACGGATTTACAGAAGGATTTTGCAAAATACT GCATTGCCGAAGGGGTGCGTGAGGCCAGATCCCCATGTGCTGCGAACGGGATGCAGATCGATTCAGGAGAAACAGAAATACTCAGAAAAGCAGTTGAGgactatttctgcttttgttacG GCAAAGCCTTGGGGACCACAGCGATGGTGCCTGTTCCGTATGAGAAGATTCTGAGGGACCCAGCGGCCGTGGTTGTGGAGGGGCTTCCAGAAGGAGTGGCCTTTCAGCATCCCGAGAACTATGGTCTCACCACCCTGAAATGGATTTTGGAGAACAAAGCGGGGATTTCATTCATCATAAACAG ACCTTTCCTAGGTCCAGCGAATCAGCTCG GTGGGTCTTTGGTGGTCACGGATGCTAAGAGATCGGTGACGTCACCAAGTGaaag CTGTGGCCCCATCAGTGTGAAAACTGAACCCATGGAAGATTCAG GCACGGCACTGAGAGCGACGGCTGTGTCAGTCAAGAAGGAGTCCGAAGATCCTAATTACTATCCGTATAATACGCAAG ACAGCCATCATCCTTCTGGGAGCAGCGACATAATGGACATGGAAGTATCCATGGAAG attccaCTCTGCTTGTCCCATCAGAAGCGTGTGAGGACCCCGAAGCCGAGGTGAAAATTGAAG GAAGGACAACTGCCTCGGGTATTACACGTTCCGCAGTGGGTGTTGAAGATCTTAACATCGTTCAGGTGACAATTCCAG ataatgAGAAGGACCGATTATCCAGcattgaaaagataaaacaactAAGAGAACAAGTCAATGACCTCTTTAGTCGAAAATTTG GGGAAGCAATTGGGGTAGATTTCCCCGTGAAAGTTCCCTACAGGAAAATCACGTTCAACCCCGGCTGTGTGGTCATCGACGGCATGCCCCCGGGGGTGGTCTTCAAAGCCCCCGGTTACCTGGAAATCAGCTCCATGAGAAGGATCTTGGATGCTGCGGAATTTATCAAATTCACAGTCATCAG gAGGTGGGCGGTGGGTCCCTGA
- the LOC123589209 gene encoding general transcription factor II-I repeat domain-containing protein 2B isoform X8, translated as MAQVAVSALPMENEEASESRMVVTFLVSALESMCKELAKSKAEVACIAMYETDVFVVGTEKGRAFVNARTDLQKDFAKYCIAEGVREARSPCAANGMQIDSGETEILRKAVEDYFCFCYGKALGTTAMVPVPYEKILRDPAAVVVEGLPEGVAFQHPENYGLTTLKWILENKAGISFIINRPFLGPANQLGGSLVVTDAKRSVTSPSESCGPISVKTEPMEDSGTALRATAVSVKKESEDPNYYPYNTQDSHHPSGSSDIMDMEVSMEDSTLLVPSEACEDPEAEVKIEGRTTASGITRSAVGVEDLNIVQVTIPAMPWNYLENTRQGRQLQPPATVKLELAIEEKFICCLPSNLF; from the exons tGTAAAGAATTGGCCAAGTCCAAGGCAGAAGTGGCCTGCATCGCAATGTATGAGACAGACGTGTTTGTCGTTGGAACCGAGAAAGGACGTGCTTTTGTCAACGCCAGGACGGATTTACAGAAGGATTTTGCAAAATACT GCATTGCCGAAGGGGTGCGTGAGGCCAGATCCCCATGTGCTGCGAACGGGATGCAGATCGATTCAGGAGAAACAGAAATACTCAGAAAAGCAGTTGAGgactatttctgcttttgttacG GCAAAGCCTTGGGGACCACAGCGATGGTGCCTGTTCCGTATGAGAAGATTCTGAGGGACCCAGCGGCCGTGGTTGTGGAGGGGCTTCCAGAAGGAGTGGCCTTTCAGCATCCCGAGAACTATGGTCTCACCACCCTGAAATGGATTTTGGAGAACAAAGCGGGGATTTCATTCATCATAAACAG ACCTTTCCTAGGTCCAGCGAATCAGCTCG GTGGGTCTTTGGTGGTCACGGATGCTAAGAGATCGGTGACGTCACCAAGTGaaag CTGTGGCCCCATCAGTGTGAAAACTGAACCCATGGAAGATTCAG GCACGGCACTGAGAGCGACGGCTGTGTCAGTCAAGAAGGAGTCCGAAGATCCTAATTACTATCCGTATAATACGCAAG ACAGCCATCATCCTTCTGGGAGCAGCGACATAATGGACATGGAAGTATCCATGGAAG attccaCTCTGCTTGTCCCATCAGAAGCGTGTGAGGACCCCGAAGCCGAGGTGAAAATTGAAG GAAGGACAACTGCCTCGGGTATTACACGTTCCGCAGTGGGTGTTGAAGATCTTAACATCGTTCAGGTGACAATTCCAG CCATGCCCTGGAATTACCTGGAAAATACCCGCCAGGGCAGGCAACTCCAACCACCAGCTACCGTTAAATTGGAATTGGCCATAGAGGAGAAATTTATCTGCTGCCTGCCAAGCAATCTCTTCTGA
- the LOC123589209 gene encoding general transcription factor II-I repeat domain-containing protein 2B isoform X7, with the protein MAQVAVSALPMENEEASESRMVVTFLVSALESMCKELAKSKAEVACIAMYETDVFVVGTEKGRAFVNARTDLQKDFAKYCIAEGVREARSPCAANGMQIDSGETEILRKAVEDYFCFCYGKALGTTAMVPVPYEKILRDPAAVVVEGLPEGVAFQHPENYGLTTLKWILENKAGISFIINRPFLGPANQLGGSLVVTDAKRSVTSPSESCGPISVKTEPMEDSGTALRATAVSVKKESEDPNYYPYNTQDSHHPSGSSDIMDMEVSMEDSTLLVPSEACEDPEAEVKIEGRTTASGITRSAVGVEDLNIVQVTIPDNEKDRLSSIEKIKQLREQVNDLFSRKFGEAIGVDFPVKVPYRKITFNPGCVVIDGMPPGVVFKAPGYLEISSMRRILDAAEFIKFTVIR; encoded by the exons tGTAAAGAATTGGCCAAGTCCAAGGCAGAAGTGGCCTGCATCGCAATGTATGAGACAGACGTGTTTGTCGTTGGAACCGAGAAAGGACGTGCTTTTGTCAACGCCAGGACGGATTTACAGAAGGATTTTGCAAAATACT GCATTGCCGAAGGGGTGCGTGAGGCCAGATCCCCATGTGCTGCGAACGGGATGCAGATCGATTCAGGAGAAACAGAAATACTCAGAAAAGCAGTTGAGgactatttctgcttttgttacG GCAAAGCCTTGGGGACCACAGCGATGGTGCCTGTTCCGTATGAGAAGATTCTGAGGGACCCAGCGGCCGTGGTTGTGGAGGGGCTTCCAGAAGGAGTGGCCTTTCAGCATCCCGAGAACTATGGTCTCACCACCCTGAAATGGATTTTGGAGAACAAAGCGGGGATTTCATTCATCATAAACAG ACCTTTCCTAGGTCCAGCGAATCAGCTCG GTGGGTCTTTGGTGGTCACGGATGCTAAGAGATCGGTGACGTCACCAAGTGaaag CTGTGGCCCCATCAGTGTGAAAACTGAACCCATGGAAGATTCAG GCACGGCACTGAGAGCGACGGCTGTGTCAGTCAAGAAGGAGTCCGAAGATCCTAATTACTATCCGTATAATACGCAAG ACAGCCATCATCCTTCTGGGAGCAGCGACATAATGGACATGGAAGTATCCATGGAAG attccaCTCTGCTTGTCCCATCAGAAGCGTGTGAGGACCCCGAAGCCGAGGTGAAAATTGAAG GAAGGACAACTGCCTCGGGTATTACACGTTCCGCAGTGGGTGTTGAAGATCTTAACATCGTTCAGGTGACAATTCCAG ataatgAGAAGGACCGATTATCCAGcattgaaaagataaaacaactAAGAGAACAAGTCAATGACCTCTTTAGTCGAAAATTTG GGGAAGCAATTGGGGTAGATTTCCCCGTGAAAGTTCCCTACAGGAAAATCACGTTCAACCCCGGCTGTGTGGTCATCGACGGCATGCCCCCGGGGGTGGTCTTCAAAGCCCCCGGTTACCTGGAAATCAGCTCCATGAGAAGGATCTTGGATGCTGCGGAATTTATCAAATTCACAGTCATCAGGTGA